Proteins from one Camelina sativa cultivar DH55 chromosome 8, Cs, whole genome shotgun sequence genomic window:
- the LOC104706724 gene encoding GDSL esterase/lipase At4g10955, protein MGRGPMASDTDDFYTSGPYHLTSIDWTNSHHRTSVVSSLVNGVYTLERDRLLSIKKRYRYKLGLRHAPKSLAEPWWEFFNFELMYTLTDDDGSIYGAVFEYKSYSVYQNSPHVKVPHYVMAFRGTVLKKRTWEFDLKLDLQCIFNTLHQGGRSRHAVQAVRSMVDKHSQKDVWLAGHSLGAALVLLAGKTMTSVGFFLESYIFNPPISSIPLEQLPGGHYLKDVFQTAKSVVKGTIAMTLTHLLQGQEEYNTKTASWIPNLYVNPKDPICAGYIDYFRHRDFMSEIGAGQIERFGARNSVRSLLVGIIRRSPSDLSKEPLHLLLSADMTVNKNEPTKSTTAHALHQWWEKDTAMRENWESCCIRPYHDGQLTLEFYSVLILLIIQVAADGNVEFHHRLKLFVNLVLNFLLKFY, encoded by the exons atgggacGAGGACCGATGGCTTCAGATACAGATGATTTCTACACTTCTGGCCCATACCATCTTACATCTATTGATTG GACCAATTCGCACCACCGAACCTCAGTGGTATCAAGTTTGGTAAATGGAGTGTACACATTAGAAAGGGACAGGCTTCTCAGCATAAAAAAAAGGTACAGGTACAAGCTTGGCTTGCGCCATGCTCCGAAATCACTAGCAGAGCCTTGGTGGGAGTTTTTCAATTTCGAATTGATGTATACCTTGACTGATGATGACGGCTCCATTTACGGTGCCGTTTTCGAATACAAGAGCTACAGCGTTTACCAAAATAGCCCACACGTGAAAGTTCCACATTACGTGATGGCCTTCCGCGGCACGGTTCTAAAAAAACGGACTTGGGAGTTTGATTTGAAACTTGACCTCCAATGTATCTTTAACACCCTTCATCAAGGTGGCAGGTCTAGGCACGCGGTTCAAGCAGTTCGTAGTATGGTGGACAAACATAGCCAAAAAGATGTATGGCTCGCTGGACACTCTTTGGGAGCCGCCCTAGTGTTGCTGGCGGGAAAGACCATGACAAGTGTTGGATTCTTCCTCGAAAGTTACATATTCAACCCACCCATCTCGTCTATTCCTCTAGAGCAGCTACCTGGAGGACATTATCTTAAAGATGTGTTTCAAACCGCCAAGAGTGTCGTCAAAGGCACCATAGCCATGACCTTAACCCATCTACTGCAG GGTCAAGAGGAGTACAATACAAAAACAGCATCGTGGATACCTAATTTATATGTGAACCCAAAAGATCCAATCTGTGCAGGATATATTGATTATTTCAGACACAGAGACTTCATGTCTGAGATCGGTGCAGGCCAAATAGAGAGATTTGGTGCTAGAAACTCAGTTAGAAGTCTATTGGTCGGAATAATAAGAAGATCCCCCTCGGATTTGTCAAAAGAacctcttcaccttcttctaTCAGCAGATATGACTGTGAACAAGAACGAACCGACTAAGTCTACGACAGCTCATGCGCTTCACCAGTGGTGGGAGAAAGACACGGCCATGAGGGAAAACTGGGAAAGCTGCTGCATTAGGCCTTACCATGATGGACAGTTGACCCTAGAATTTTACTCGGTATTAATTTTACTGATCATACAAGTGGCAGCAGATGGAAATGTTGAGTTTCACCACCGTCTCAAACTATTTGTAAACCttgttctaaattttttattaaaattttactag